The Acetivibrio cellulolyticus CD2 genome has a segment encoding these proteins:
- the rpsU gene encoding 30S ribosomal protein S21: MSEVRVKENESLDSALKRFKRQCAKAGVLAEVRKREHYEKPSVKRKKKSEAARKRKFK; encoded by the coding sequence GTGTCTGAAGTTAGAGTTAAGGAAAATGAGTCTCTTGATAGTGCTCTTAAGAGGTTTAAGAGGCAATGCGCTAAGGCAGGCGTATTGGCAGAAGTAAGAAAAAGGGAGCATTACGAGAAGCCAAGTGTTAAAAGAAAAAAGAAATCTGAAGCTGCAAGGAAAAGGAAGTTCAAATAA
- a CDS encoding MDR family MFS transporter: MQELTNKKKMLVMIALMATMFFASINQTIISAALPKIIAQLGGMTYYSWVITIYMLTSTISTIIFGKLSDIYGRKKFLLFGISVFLVGSFLTGLSGNIFQMIIFRGIQGIGGGMLMSITLTAIGDLYPPEERAKWTGTMMAIFGLSSILGPVLGGVLVDFVAWKWLFWMFLPVGVIAFVMIWRMFPKAEGNSKESIDYLGSVFLTITITGLILGFSWAGSKYAWGSPQIIGLFTATLLGVIMLIIVESKAKFPIMPLSIFKNKGVTISNVASFVMSGGMMGAMSYIPFYIQGVKGMSATQSGLLNIPMSIMMIIFSALSGRWLSKTGNYRLFAALGLGAMSGSMVIMANMNNVVWAAVSLIIFGVGLGFGMTVFTTAAQNSSPPSQLGVVTATCTLFRNLGGTIFIAVFGSIMNASIASNMGKAMASGAGPDFTKLDGATAEKIKTMATPQLLLDKNKLEAIQASLPSQVQQIFVDMMDMVRTAMGQALSWVFYIGAFLLFVGVVLSLFLKVKPGGVAETEPENKDNEDDDMEMVS; encoded by the coding sequence ATGCAAGAACTAACAAACAAGAAAAAAATGCTGGTCATGATAGCGCTAATGGCCACCATGTTTTTCGCATCCATTAACCAGACCATTATCAGTGCAGCATTGCCCAAAATTATTGCACAACTAGGGGGTATGACGTATTATTCCTGGGTTATTACCATTTATATGCTTACGTCAACCATCTCGACCATTATATTTGGAAAGTTATCCGATATCTATGGGAGGAAGAAGTTTTTACTCTTCGGGATTTCCGTTTTTTTGGTGGGTTCATTTTTAACAGGACTATCTGGGAATATTTTTCAAATGATTATTTTCCGTGGGATTCAAGGTATTGGTGGCGGCATGCTGATGTCCATCACTTTGACTGCAATAGGTGATTTGTATCCTCCGGAAGAAAGAGCGAAATGGACGGGGACCATGATGGCTATATTTGGTCTTTCGAGCATTCTTGGACCAGTGCTCGGCGGCGTTCTGGTTGATTTTGTTGCGTGGAAATGGCTTTTTTGGATGTTTTTACCCGTAGGAGTTATTGCTTTTGTAATGATATGGAGAATGTTTCCTAAGGCAGAGGGGAATAGCAAAGAGTCCATTGACTATTTGGGATCAGTCTTTCTGACAATTACCATTACAGGTCTAATTTTAGGATTCTCATGGGCTGGGTCAAAATACGCATGGGGTTCACCACAAATTATAGGACTTTTTACAGCAACCTTGCTAGGTGTTATAATGTTGATTATTGTTGAAAGTAAGGCTAAGTTCCCGATTATGCCTCTCTCAATCTTTAAAAACAAGGGTGTCACAATTTCCAATGTTGCCAGTTTTGTGATGAGTGGTGGCATGATGGGGGCTATGTCATATATTCCTTTCTACATTCAGGGAGTAAAAGGTATGTCAGCTACGCAATCTGGGTTGTTAAACATTCCTATGTCAATTATGATGATTATCTTCAGTGCATTATCCGGGCGGTGGCTGTCAAAAACAGGTAATTACAGGCTTTTTGCAGCATTAGGCTTAGGTGCGATGAGCGGTAGTATGGTGATTATGGCCAATATGAATAATGTTGTCTGGGCTGCTGTCAGTCTGATTATTTTTGGTGTAGGACTTGGATTTGGTATGACAGTTTTCACGACCGCTGCACAAAATTCTTCGCCACCTTCACAACTAGGTGTTGTTACAGCAACATGCACTCTATTCAGAAACTTGGGTGGGACGATATTTATAGCTGTTTTTGGATCGATTATGAATGCATCTATAGCAAGTAATATGGGAAAAGCTATGGCATCAGGTGCAGGGCCTGACTTCACAAAATTGGATGGTGCAACAGCAGAAAAAATTAAAACGATGGCCACTCCCCAGTTGTTATTGGACAAGAATAAGCTTGAAGCAATACAGGCAAGCCTGCCTAGTCAGGTCCAACAGATATTTGTTGACATGATGGATATGGTTCGTACGGCAATGGGGCAAGCCTTATCATGGGTATTTTATATAGGCGCTTTCCTCTTATTTGTTGGTGTTGTACTTTCATTATTTTTGAAAGTGAAGCCAGGGGGGGTTGCTGAAACTGAACCAGAGAACAAAGATAATGAAGATGACGACATGGAGATGGTAAGCTAA
- a CDS encoding MarR family winged helix-turn-helix transcriptional regulator — MQNQSNNTVNRFVDTFENLVRAERKMQPALGMKNSEVRVLLCIGSLSHDSQQVINVSQISNKLQVTSPTVTELIKSLSGKGYIERCADAKDKRVVDIKLTDKGEKFVQKVMIYYDALFSGLIERLGEEQSKELIELLDQVCLYLNETKIENE, encoded by the coding sequence TTGCAAAACCAATCCAATAATACTGTTAATAGGTTTGTCGATACATTTGAAAACTTAGTAAGAGCAGAACGTAAAATGCAACCTGCATTAGGTATGAAAAACAGTGAAGTACGTGTTTTGCTTTGCATTGGGTCTCTTTCACATGACAGTCAGCAGGTCATCAATGTTTCACAAATTAGTAATAAGTTGCAGGTTACGTCGCCAACAGTGACTGAATTGATAAAAAGCTTGAGTGGCAAGGGGTATATTGAACGATGTGCGGATGCCAAAGATAAAAGGGTTGTAGATATCAAACTTACGGACAAAGGGGAAAAATTTGTTCAGAAAGTGATGATTTACTATGATGCTTTGTTTTCAGGCCTGATTGAGCGACTCGGCGAAGAGCAAAGCAAAGAATTAATTGAATTGTTAGACCAAGTATGTTTGTATCTGAATGAAACAAAAATTGAAAATGAATAA
- a CDS encoding sugar transferase, with protein MHKLNKQAYTNVIQLQLDIIFLFLSYFISYYITSQFTNLCNIKEYLWILIVFIPVWMFSMETLGMYNTTTFCYFDRIIRNSLFSTFISSLFLSSMIFFVKETMFSRFLFVIYVICTLTLLLSERLLYIFYIKRSSRHTNTALRVIIAGSPNVARQFTNYIQKTNINMNILGYVRVDSKDSKSPYVLGHIDNLEEIIKKNIVDEVVFALPKNYTGEVEQYVLLCEEMGITVRMVLNLYDLKISKTHLTCIGTLPMLTFHTVSLNRTQLCFKRFIDICGALVGLFLTGIISIFVGVAIKLDSPGPVIFAQNRVGLNGRVFKLYKFRSMCTDADNKKTELSKMNEVGGGLMFKIKNDPRITKVGRFLRKTSLDEFPQFINVLKGDMSLVGTRPPTLDEVSKYEAYHRRRISIKPGLTGLWQVSGRSSITDFDEVVKLDTKYIDEWSIWLDVKIILKTVLNIFKKDGAY; from the coding sequence ATGCATAAACTAAATAAACAAGCTTATACAAATGTCATTCAGCTTCAATTGGACATAATTTTTTTATTTCTATCATATTTCATTTCATATTACATAACTTCACAGTTTACCAATCTTTGTAATATAAAGGAATATCTCTGGATATTGATCGTATTTATACCAGTATGGATGTTTAGTATGGAAACTTTGGGAATGTATAATACAACCACCTTTTGCTATTTCGACAGAATAATTCGTAATTCTCTGTTTTCAACATTTATCTCAAGTTTGTTTCTTTCCTCCATGATATTCTTTGTAAAAGAGACAATGTTTAGCAGATTCTTGTTTGTAATTTATGTAATCTGCACATTAACTTTACTGCTTTCTGAAAGACTACTTTATATATTTTATATAAAAAGAAGCTCTCGACATACAAATACAGCTCTGAGAGTTATTATTGCAGGTTCACCTAATGTCGCCCGCCAATTCACAAACTATATACAAAAAACCAATATAAATATGAATATACTCGGTTATGTCCGTGTTGACTCAAAAGATTCCAAATCACCCTATGTATTAGGTCATATAGACAACCTTGAGGAGATTATTAAGAAAAATATTGTCGATGAGGTTGTTTTTGCGCTTCCTAAGAATTATACAGGAGAAGTTGAACAATATGTACTTCTGTGTGAAGAAATGGGTATTACCGTTCGAATGGTACTTAACCTTTATGACTTAAAAATCTCCAAAACCCACCTTACCTGTATCGGAACTTTGCCTATGCTAACATTCCATACAGTATCACTAAACCGCACCCAGCTGTGTTTTAAACGTTTTATAGATATTTGCGGTGCACTGGTAGGACTCTTTTTAACAGGTATAATCTCCATATTTGTTGGTGTTGCGATAAAACTTGATTCACCTGGACCTGTTATATTTGCTCAAAATAGAGTTGGCCTTAACGGAAGAGTATTCAAGCTTTACAAATTCCGTTCAATGTGCACAGATGCTGATAATAAAAAAACTGAGCTCTCAAAAATGAACGAAGTAGGCGGAGGGCTTATGTTTAAAATTAAGAACGACCCTCGAATAACAAAAGTAGGAAGGTTTTTAAGAAAGACAAGCCTTGATGAGTTCCCTCAGTTTATAAACGTGCTCAAAGGCGATATGAGCCTTGTTGGTACAAGACCTCCAACATTGGATGAAGTCAGCAAATATGAAGCTTACCACAGACGCAGAATAAGTATAAAGCCTGGTTTAACAGGACTTTGGCAAGTAAGCGGCCGCAGCAGCATTACAGATTTTGATGAAGTTGTAAAGCTTGATACAAAATATATAGACGAATGGTCCATATGGCTTGACGTAAAGATTATTCTTAAAACTGTTCTTAACATATTTAAAAAAGATGGAGCTTATTAA
- a CDS encoding retropepsin-like aspartic protease, translated as MNTYKFDRLICTDVNISFGGKKKVLKNVVIDTGAAQSIINSLAVEDIGISPEYVGEISTTYGIGGELVFFTKVVDNFIIADTEFKSLEMDFGEIDSKGELTGLIGMDLLEKLRAVIDVEIPLVYEK; from the coding sequence ATGAATACTTATAAATTTGACAGACTTATTTGTACTGATGTTAATATTAGTTTCGGGGGTAAAAAGAAAGTTCTTAAAAATGTTGTTATTGATACTGGCGCAGCCCAATCCATAATAAATTCGTTAGCGGTTGAAGATATTGGTATCAGTCCTGAGTATGTAGGCGAAATTTCAACTACTTATGGAATTGGTGGAGAACTGGTCTTTTTTACAAAGGTTGTTGACAATTTTATAATTGCTGATACTGAATTCAAATCTCTTGAAATGGATTTTGGTGAGATTGACTCAAAAGGTGAATTGACGGGACTTATAGGGATGGACTTGCTTGAAAAGCTCAGAGCTGTTATTGATGTTGAAATTCCTTTAGTTTATGAGAAATAA
- a CDS encoding VanZ family protein has protein sequence MRKKVNLALLASSILVVIMVVIIFAFSTQKGQNSVSISERIVDFLVSKVGLRNFIENNEWLYKNRNYIFRKILHFTEYAILATLTFRSLKLRKIGLKKVSMFTLFFVFVVAAADEFYQSHIPGRNPQVKDVLIDTSGALTAVLTILFNTRLFGKLKKDGAY, from the coding sequence ATGAGAAAGAAAGTTAATTTGGCTCTACTGGCCTCAAGTATACTAGTTGTTATAATGGTAGTAATAATATTTGCATTTTCAACTCAGAAAGGACAAAACTCTGTTAGCATATCAGAACGCATTGTTGATTTTTTGGTTAGTAAAGTGGGCTTACGGAACTTTATTGAGAATAATGAATGGCTTTATAAAAATCGTAATTACATATTTAGAAAGATTCTGCATTTTACAGAGTATGCAATTTTGGCGACATTAACGTTTAGGTCGCTAAAACTAAGGAAAATAGGACTTAAAAAGGTTTCAATGTTCACATTATTCTTTGTATTTGTTGTTGCAGCAGCAGATGAGTTTTATCAGAGTCATATACCCGGACGTAACCCACAAGTAAAAGATGTTTTAATTGACACATCAGGAGCACTTACTGCAGTTTTGACTATTTTATTTAATACAAGATTATTTGGAAAACTTAAAAAAGATGGAGCTTATTAA
- a CDS encoding Rpn family recombination-promoting nuclease/putative transposase has product MYRLKAKNDFVFQRIFGRQENKEILISFLNAVLMLENENALSDIEIIENTRLEKDRPDDKLGILDIKARTLEGTQINIEIQIVNQYNMDKRTLFYWSKLYTEQLSEGQAFNELKKTITINILDFEYIKVENYHSIFHLWEDSHKDYKLTDVLEIRFIELPKFRKKQPDMSKPLDRWLLFLEDSPKEVLEMAMKAEPAIEKAQKVLEYLGTNEEIRRYYELREKAIHDEITRITGAKEEGIQEGIQQGIQQGIQQGIQQQRLEVARKMIKDGFDDTIIEKYTGISKDEIVNFKRDQFS; this is encoded by the coding sequence TTGTACCGACTAAAAGCAAAAAACGATTTTGTATTTCAGAGGATATTCGGCAGACAAGAAAATAAAGAAATTCTTATAAGTTTTTTGAACGCTGTATTAATGCTAGAAAATGAAAATGCGCTAAGTGATATAGAAATAATAGAAAACACAAGGCTTGAAAAGGATAGACCGGATGACAAATTGGGTATACTTGATATAAAGGCACGGACATTAGAAGGGACACAGATAAATATAGAAATTCAGATTGTCAACCAATACAATATGGATAAAAGAACTTTGTTCTATTGGTCAAAGCTTTATACCGAACAATTGAGTGAAGGCCAGGCATTCAATGAGTTAAAAAAGACAATAACCATAAATATTCTGGATTTTGAATACATTAAAGTAGAGAATTATCATAGTATATTTCATTTGTGGGAAGATAGCCATAAGGATTATAAGCTCACAGATGTGCTTGAAATAAGATTTATAGAACTTCCGAAGTTCAGAAAAAAGCAACCGGATATGAGTAAGCCATTAGATAGATGGTTGCTATTTTTAGAGGATTCACCCAAGGAGGTGTTGGAGATGGCTATGAAAGCAGAGCCTGCCATAGAAAAGGCTCAAAAGGTATTAGAATACCTCGGAACAAACGAAGAAATAAGAAGGTATTACGAGTTGAGGGAAAAGGCAATTCATGATGAAATAACTCGTATAACAGGTGCAAAAGAAGAAGGAATACAAGAAGGAATACAACAAGGAATACAACAAGGAATACAACAAGGAATACAACAACAAAGACTTGAAGTGGCAAGAAAAATGATTAAAGATGGTTTTGACGATACCATAATTGAAAAGTATACTGGTATTTCCAAAGATGAAATAGTAAATTTTAAAAGGGATCAATTTAGTTGA
- a CDS encoding GatB/YqeY domain-containing protein, giving the protein MSLKERLLEDMKAAMRDKDSIRKNAIQMARAAVLQVEKDNRVTLDDDGIIEIIAKEVKKRRDSMPDFEKSGRQDLVDGLKVEIDVLLQYLPQQLTEVELEAIVKDAIQDTGASSAKDIGRIMQSVLPKVKGRADGKIINQIVKKYLG; this is encoded by the coding sequence ATGTCCCTTAAAGAGAGATTGCTTGAAGATATGAAGGCAGCCATGAGGGATAAGGACTCAATCCGAAAGAATGCGATCCAAATGGCTAGGGCGGCGGTGCTTCAGGTTGAAAAGGATAATAGAGTTACCCTTGATGACGATGGTATAATTGAAATTATAGCAAAAGAAGTTAAGAAAAGAAGAGATTCAATGCCTGACTTTGAAAAGTCCGGCAGGCAAGATCTTGTTGATGGGTTAAAAGTTGAAATTGACGTACTTTTGCAGTATTTGCCACAACAGCTCACTGAGGTAGAACTAGAAGCTATTGTAAAAGATGCTATTCAGGATACCGGAGCAAGTTCAGCCAAAGATATTGGTAGGATTATGCAGTCAGTTTTGCCTAAAGTAAAAGGGCGAGCTGATGGAAAGATCATAAATCAAATCGTAAAGAAGTATTTAGGATAA
- a CDS encoding SNF2 helicase associated domain-containing protein: protein MKLVNNVRKFQYIEDERRINAIVQGTYDYNVEIELNENGSVGSYRCDCEAFRSYFGACKHIVAVMKYANYYCEDEREQKSISGNRQLLNSKSALNSDFLPIAELGLDFRRKRQKANLWIEQNIVLETNFPYLQLELKVGLEKPYKVKNFTEFFDAIDKRIPLYFGINFTFQPDTMYFSGLNKEILDFLIKLNEKEQFERNFHDPYGFASDRNLGSIRANRIVLIEDNMKRYFDIVKGSGIPTGIIGQPNAMCEVIDDLEIQMDIKQVDDLLVLEADYNKDEKIMPLTRDYELVMNPFSHRIYRIPEDKAKLIEKIHKIRLRKDKPIFQIQKKEQEQFIREFFKPYKDKLKVSIDADLEEKMTQKDLVTRIYFDVISNGVCAKINHCYGETVVNPLDSKAESTDDYYMRNYEQEEQVWDFLKSVGMYENKGLMILDDDEKLVDLLNGRIEELKTLAEVYYSEEFKKIQIRSVKKMQMGVRLNTESNLLEFDFNIEDFDDTELHNLFHSIKQKKKYYRLKNGTILKIDNEELINVSKLIYDLSLDTRKIKDGLLDLPANRALFVDNFINERNMSDFQRNDRFKELVQDITQSKDQDFKLDDTLSEVLRDYQKFGYKWLKTLSRYGFGGILADDMGLGKTLQVLAFIKEERKTDKRPCLVVAPTSLVYNWKSEVEKFVPDLNVEVVYGSKAERDILLNTGKEKDIIVTSYGSLKRDIERYREMDFSYIFVDEAQHIKNPNTLNANSVKSLKAKGYFAMTGTPIENSLTELWSIFDFIMPGYLMSHNSFVTKFEKPIVQNNDKEILNTLSRFIRPFILRRLKSEVLQELPEKIESKVVADMTKEQKKLYAAFLKQAQGEVAAEIREKGIERSKIKILALLTRLRQICCHPAMFVENYKGGSGKLDTLLEIIGDSIDSGHRLLLFSQFTSMHDIIGKALKESGKSYFYIDGSTKAKERIDMVNRFNNGENDLFLISLKAGGTGLNLTGADMVIHYDPWWNPAVEDQATDRAYRIGQTKAVQVFKIITKGTIEEKIYELQEKKRGLINNVIQPGENLLTKLREEEIRELFQL from the coding sequence ATGAAATTAGTTAATAATGTCAGAAAATTTCAATATATAGAGGATGAAAGGCGCATTAATGCAATTGTACAGGGAACTTATGATTATAATGTAGAAATAGAACTAAATGAAAACGGTTCGGTGGGAAGTTATAGATGTGATTGCGAGGCGTTTAGGTCTTATTTTGGTGCGTGCAAACATATTGTAGCTGTTATGAAGTATGCTAATTATTACTGTGAGGATGAAAGAGAGCAAAAGAGCATTTCGGGTAATAGACAACTTTTAAACAGCAAGAGTGCTTTAAATAGTGACTTTTTACCTATTGCAGAATTAGGATTGGATTTTAGGAGGAAAAGGCAAAAAGCCAATCTATGGATTGAACAAAATATTGTTTTAGAGACAAATTTTCCATACTTGCAGCTTGAATTGAAAGTTGGGTTGGAGAAGCCCTATAAAGTTAAGAATTTTACTGAGTTTTTTGATGCAATTGATAAAAGAATACCTCTGTATTTTGGTATAAATTTTACTTTTCAGCCGGATACAATGTATTTTTCAGGATTAAATAAAGAAATATTGGATTTTTTAATAAAATTAAACGAAAAGGAACAATTTGAAAGAAATTTTCACGACCCATATGGTTTTGCCAGCGATAGGAATTTAGGCAGTATAAGAGCAAACAGAATAGTTCTTATTGAAGACAATATGAAGAGGTATTTTGATATTGTAAAAGGCAGCGGAATACCTACTGGTATAATCGGACAGCCCAATGCCATGTGTGAGGTAATTGATGATTTAGAAATCCAAATGGATATAAAGCAAGTAGATGATTTGCTTGTTCTAGAAGCTGATTACAACAAAGATGAGAAGATTATGCCGTTGACACGGGATTATGAATTGGTTATGAATCCTTTTTCACACAGGATTTATAGAATTCCGGAGGATAAGGCCAAACTTATTGAAAAAATCCATAAAATTCGCCTGCGTAAGGATAAACCTATATTTCAGATTCAAAAAAAAGAGCAGGAGCAGTTTATTCGTGAATTCTTCAAACCTTATAAAGATAAATTGAAGGTGTCTATTGATGCAGATCTGGAAGAAAAAATGACTCAAAAAGATTTGGTTACACGGATTTATTTTGATGTCATAAGCAATGGTGTTTGTGCAAAGATTAATCATTGTTATGGTGAAACGGTTGTGAATCCGCTGGACAGTAAAGCAGAGTCTACGGATGATTACTATATGAGAAATTATGAACAGGAAGAACAGGTTTGGGATTTTCTTAAGTCTGTAGGGATGTATGAAAACAAGGGGTTAATGATTCTAGACGATGATGAGAAGCTTGTAGATCTGCTAAATGGAAGAATTGAGGAGTTAAAAACTCTCGCAGAGGTTTATTATTCTGAAGAGTTTAAGAAAATTCAAATCAGGTCGGTCAAAAAGATGCAGATGGGAGTGAGGCTTAACACAGAATCAAACCTTTTGGAATTTGATTTCAATATAGAAGATTTTGATGACACAGAGCTTCATAACCTTTTTCATTCTATAAAGCAAAAGAAAAAATATTACCGCTTGAAAAATGGCACGATTTTAAAAATAGATAATGAAGAACTTATAAATGTTTCAAAGCTTATTTACGACTTAAGCCTTGATACCAGAAAAATCAAGGATGGTTTATTGGACCTGCCTGCGAACAGGGCATTATTTGTTGATAATTTCATTAATGAAAGAAATATGAGTGATTTTCAGCGAAACGACAGGTTTAAGGAGCTTGTACAAGATATAACCCAGTCTAAGGATCAGGATTTTAAACTTGATGATACTCTATCTGAAGTTTTGAGAGATTATCAAAAGTTTGGATACAAATGGCTTAAAACTCTTTCGCGTTATGGTTTTGGCGGAATACTTGCAGATGATATGGGGCTTGGGAAAACTCTTCAGGTTTTGGCATTTATTAAGGAAGAACGAAAAACAGACAAAAGGCCGTGTCTTGTTGTGGCGCCTACATCTTTGGTGTATAACTGGAAGTCCGAAGTTGAAAAGTTTGTTCCTGATTTAAATGTAGAAGTTGTTTATGGATCAAAAGCTGAAAGGGATATTCTGTTAAACACCGGTAAAGAAAAAGATATTATAGTTACTTCCTATGGCTCCTTGAAGAGGGATATAGAGCGTTACCGGGAGATGGATTTTTCCTATATATTCGTAGATGAGGCACAGCATATTAAAAATCCCAATACACTTAATGCAAATAGTGTGAAAAGCCTCAAGGCAAAGGGATATTTTGCAATGACTGGTACGCCTATTGAGAATTCATTGACAGAGCTCTGGTCGATATTTGATTTTATTATGCCAGGTTATCTGATGAGCCACAATAGCTTTGTCACAAAGTTCGAGAAGCCGATTGTTCAAAATAATGATAAGGAGATTTTAAATACACTTTCGAGATTTATAAGGCCATTTATATTGAGAAGACTTAAGAGTGAAGTTTTGCAAGAGCTTCCTGAGAAAATCGAGAGCAAAGTTGTTGCGGATATGACGAAAGAACAGAAAAAATTGTATGCAGCTTTTCTAAAGCAGGCACAGGGCGAGGTGGCTGCTGAAATCAGAGAAAAAGGAATTGAAAGAAGCAAAATCAAAATACTTGCTCTTCTGACCAGATTAAGGCAGATATGCTGTCATCCAGCTATGTTTGTTGAAAATTATAAGGGCGGAAGCGGAAAATTGGATACACTGCTCGAAATAATTGGGGATTCAATTGATTCCGGACATAGATTGCTATTGTTTTCACAGTTTACCAGTATGCATGATATTATTGGAAAAGCCCTTAAAGAATCCGGGAAGAGTTATTTTTATATCGATGGCTCAACTAAAGCAAAAGAACGTATAGATATGGTAAATAGGTTTAATAACGGTGAAAACGATTTATTTTTGATTTCCTTAAAAGCTGGAGGTACTGGTTTGAATCTTACAGGTGCTGATATGGTTATTCACTATGATCCGTGGTGGAACCCGGCTGTTGAAGATCAGGCTACGGACCGCGCATACAGAATTGGTCAGACGAAGGCAGTTCAGGTATTTAAGATTATTACAAAGGGTACTATTGAAGAAAAGATATATGAGCTTCAAGAGAAAAAGAGAGGCCTTATAAATAATGTAATTCAGCCAGGTGAAAACCTTTTGACAAAACTCAGAGAGGAAGAAATTCGAGAATTGTTTCAACTTTGA
- a CDS encoding methyl-accepting chemotaxis protein, whose protein sequence is MEKNSILMQNEMEANKFSSIVTLCSNVFILAAYILNLAGIFVVPMLDMTIASIASGILLSIPILIVVVLKQQGSWVKYVTVTSVVLMVSIITVILKYHVVVLFAFPLAVSSLFFSRKLSWYTSILSVVFISAAQALSFTTTGVNDRNFDTINGLVIFGILPKALELSMMSVIFIILSKRTRKMLGNMMGAKEQEEMLEKMIAVTTKSTDVSNTLAQSVNSLSLMTENTTKSNQDIALRTTKLAEGSKSSIKCMEDASSEVTNMSENLQKITDESNQIGALSEQVKKLTENNEQVMFNAVEKMSAIAIATKQSKEIIAKLEQRSSEISNFVEVITQISEQTNLLAINAAIESARAGEQGKGFSVVAQEIRNLAEEAQKAAKDISLSVNKIIVDTQEAVSSMDNGSELVDMGLAIIEEARNSFTKVADANKDINNMLTVVNGDTLETAELSKKIVDLMADVKNTNTNALYDIEQIALASGKLVASMEEVDTAVGDIETMSKELLEVVQK, encoded by the coding sequence ATGGAAAAAAACTCAATTCTGATGCAAAACGAAATGGAAGCTAATAAGTTTTCTTCAATCGTTACACTATGCTCAAATGTGTTTATTTTAGCTGCTTATATTCTAAATCTTGCAGGTATCTTCGTAGTACCTATGTTGGATATGACAATCGCCTCAATTGCATCTGGAATTTTACTTTCTATACCAATTTTAATTGTTGTAGTACTAAAACAACAAGGTTCATGGGTTAAATATGTGACAGTGACATCAGTTGTACTTATGGTAAGCATAATAACAGTAATTTTAAAGTATCATGTTGTCGTATTATTTGCTTTTCCGCTGGCAGTATCAAGCCTATTCTTTTCAAGAAAGCTAAGTTGGTATACATCCATATTATCTGTTGTCTTTATTTCAGCTGCCCAAGCGCTATCCTTTACAACTACTGGTGTTAATGATCGTAACTTTGATACTATAAATGGCCTAGTAATATTCGGCATATTACCCAAAGCACTTGAATTATCAATGATGTCCGTCATATTTATAATACTGTCAAAAAGGACACGCAAGATGCTTGGCAACATGATGGGAGCAAAAGAGCAGGAAGAAATGCTCGAAAAGATGATTGCAGTTACAACAAAATCAACTGATGTATCTAACACATTGGCTCAATCTGTAAACAGCCTTTCATTAATGACTGAAAACACGACTAAATCAAATCAAGATATAGCTTTACGTACAACAAAACTTGCAGAAGGATCAAAAAGTTCAATAAAATGTATGGAAGATGCCTCATCCGAAGTCACAAACATGTCTGAAAATTTGCAAAAGATAACAGATGAAAGCAACCAAATAGGCGCTCTTTCAGAGCAAGTTAAAAAACTAACGGAAAACAATGAGCAGGTTATGTTCAATGCTGTAGAGAAAATGAGCGCTATTGCTATAGCAACCAAACAGAGCAAGGAAATTATTGCCAAACTCGAACAGCGCTCCAGTGAAATATCTAATTTTGTTGAGGTAATCACTCAAATATCAGAGCAAACAAACTTACTTGCAATCAATGCCGCCATTGAATCAGCCAGAGCCGGTGAACAAGGCAAAGGTTTTTCTGTAGTAGCGCAGGAGATTAGAAACCTGGCAGAGGAAGCCCAAAAGGCTGCCAAAGATATCTCCCTATCAGTAAATAAGATTATAGTAGATACCCAAGAAGCTGTCAGCTCCATGGATAACGGTTCTGAGCTTGTAGACATGGGACTTGCAATCATTGAAGAGGCTCGTAACTCTTTTACCAAGGTAGCTGATGCCAACAAGGATATTAATAATATGCTCACTGTAGTTAACGGAGATACTTTAGAAACAGCAGAACTTAGCAAAAAAATTGTTGATTTAATGGCAGATGTTAAGAATACCAACACAAATGCACTATATGACATTGAGCAGATTGCCCTGGCGAGCGGAAAGCTGGTAGCCTCTATGGAGGAAGTTGACACAGCTGTTGGCGATATTGAGACAATGTCCAAAGAGCTGCTGGAGGTAGTTCAAAAGTAA